From the Lathyrus oleraceus cultivar Zhongwan6 chromosome 3, CAAS_Psat_ZW6_1.0, whole genome shotgun sequence genome, the window tgccTTTTGAGAAGTGTACTAGATATcgtactcagtcaaaatcatttgccatctcgcaacccgtccggtcaatgctggcttctcaaatatatacttcatcggatccatcttggaaatcaacaaagtggtatgaactagcatatactgtctcagtcggcgagcagcccatgccaaagcgcagctagttttctcgagcagtgaatatcttgtttcacaatcagtaaactttttgctaaggtagtaaattccatgctcttttcgaccagactcgtcatgctaccccagtacacaccccatagacccctcaaggactgTCAAGTACAAGATTAATGGTCGCTCCcccacaggaggcatcagaatcggaggctcctgcaaatattcttttattttttcaaatgccgcttggcaatcatcattccacctgaccgtttgaccttttctcaacaacttgaatatgggttcacacgtggctgttagatgagatatgaaccgtgaaatgtagttcaacctacctaagaaaccacgaacctctttttctgttctcggttcaggcatttcttgtatcgcttttgctttagcaggatcaacctcaattcctctttcacttacaataaaccccagtAACTTACCGGACCacactccaaaagtgcacttatttggattcaacctcaatttgaattgtctcaaccagtcaaacaatttggccaagtctaccagatgcccctcttctgtttgggattttgctatcatgtcatcaacatagcattcgatctcatgatgaatcatatcatgaaacaaggtcaccatagctctttggtacgtggcaccgacattcttgagaccgaatggcatcaccttataacaaaaagtgccccatggtgtgatgaacgttgttttctccatatcatctggcgacattttaatttgattatagccagaaaagccatccatgaaggaaaacaccgagaactgagctgtattatctaccaacacatcaatgtgaggtaatgggaaatcatctttcgggatggccctattcaaatcccggtagtccacacacatactcacctttccatccttcttcggtaccggcacaatgttcgcgacccaaggcgggTAATTAGtaacagctaggaaaccagcatccaactgcttttgtacctcctctttgattttcatggccatctcgggtcgagttctgcgcaacttctgctttactggaggacaatcttctctcaatggcaacttgtgtacaacaatattggtatccaaccctggcatatcttgataagaccaggcgaagatatcaacatactctttcaacaatgctaccattctgctcttgacattcatctccaaagcggccccaatttttacttcctttctgacctcctcggtgcctAGATTAATaacctcaacttgctcctcgtgcggttgaatcactttctcctcttgtttcaacaacctggctaactcttccgacagttcacaatcttcttcgccttcttcttcggtgtgatagatcgggttgtcgaagtcatataggggtgtaacagaattattatcaatgagatccggagaataatcgcatctgcatgaatgttgattcatgcgttgctttagagtcgggacgagacaaattaaaaggaagaaaaatgaaaataaacattgccatttcactatatcattttttttaaaactgcaaaaataaatgaaaaacagagaacaccgcttttaatgcgaaaaCATCTATTTATTAATaatgcaaatattgcaaaatgaagcacatgaggtggcccttacaatggaccattacgttttgggcaaaacgtatggctttcatgcaaacagaattaacaaacagaaatattactcttcacgcagagtgacagtgatgatcttttcggcttTCCAGATTTGGATctccattcctggtacgcacggttttatccacgagtcgagctcgcagtcactgtcagtctcttcacccacagCACAGATACAGCCTGGATCTAGCATTCtagcactggtgaacgtgaacggttgacgacgacctttattctgtccagacgagccttggcccgaCTGATAACCGATCCCAAACTTATCCTCTTTCACCGCAACATCTACCActcttccccaacctggggcctcTCCACTTTTCACTACCTTCACAGCCTGTTTATAAGAAGCAGTGGACGGCTTCTTCTCTCTTTCAGCAAAAACGacattctccaccttgacggtttcaaacgcctggcttggtgtttcaaatatttcaccgtccatttctacatacttgaatgatgacaactggctgacaaaaatatcctcctcaccacaaactgttacgacctgcccgtccaagatatactttaacttctgtgtaaagtcgaggttactgccccagcagcgtgtatccatggACGACCCAACAAGCAGCTGTACACCGactgaatgtccatgacatagaacaCATACTTGAACACCTCAGGACCAATCTTTACGGGGAGCtcaacttccccaaacacagcccttTTAGAGCCATCAAACGCTCTAACCACCAGATCAGTGGGCCTCAAAACCAATCCCTCACAGTCCAATTTAGCCaaggccttcttaggcaacacattgagtgacgagcTCGTATCAACCAGAACATGCGAAAGCACagctcctttacactccatcgaaatgtgcAGTACCTGATTGTGATTGCGCCCATCCACAGTAAGAtcgagatcagtgaaacccaacccatggctggcattgacatttgatACCACTGTCTCTAATTGATTGATTGTAATCTCCTGCGAGACGTAGGCCCTTTTCAATATCTTTAACAAAGCTTCTCTATGACCTTCTGAACTCAATAGCAAAGATGAGATCGAAATTTTGGATGGAGTCTGTTGCAAATGATCtacaagtttgtactcagacttcttgataaTCCTCAAAAACTCCTCAGCTTCAGCGTCAAACTCATTTTCCAGCTCAACAGGCGCCTGTGCCGCTCTAGGAGTACCCTCATTCACCACCTGCTTTCCTTTTGCCTTGGCTAAAGCCTCAGCCTTATCTCTCTGTTCTTTTTCTACATCCCCACCTCTCAACGTATCAGGCGCAAACAACCtcccactacgagtgaaaccactaagTCCGGCATTgtccacctttgaaacggtgaTATCACCTGCAGCCTGATCTTCCTTCTTTTCTCCATTGCAATACACCTCACCACCATAGTCCCATGGCAcaacatcatcattttcatacggaataggtccaggtaccgtgatggtaactggagccgcatctgccgGCACTGACAAGTGGACAGGATCGAAATAAATGGTTATTGTTGAAACATCCTCCTTCTCCAAAgcaactttctcaaatcggagactTCCCTCATCCACCATTTTCTGAAGCGTCTCCCTCAACATTACACACCCATTTGCAGTTACAGTACAAGCAGCACAAAAATTATCACAACCAGGAAAAACTCCATTCTTTATcagatgtctcttgaccacagacattggagtcctcaactgatccacatctGTCACCCCGATTTTTCTCTTATCCTCCGAAATTACATTCACCCCTATCTGACCATGCATcgacatgggattagcattaacattcggcgtcggtgcaaaatttatggctttggaatccaccaaatcttgaacaacatgcttaaaagctttacaaccctcaatattgtgcccgggagcaccagaatggaactcgcacttgacGTTCTCATCATAATTTGCAGGCCTCTGATATGGTTTTAACagagccaacgtcctcagctgaaccaacccaagatccttcaacttcttcaacagaagggcatacgtcatgggtggcctatcaaactgacaATCTGTCATCCTTCCCCTAACTTGGTACCCAGCTCTTTGTGTTCTCTGTTCAGgtggctgctgttgctgttgctgttgtacagGTTGATTACCAGCAtgaattgttactgcagcagtatgctggtagtaatgatccctacagtgtcccctttgggcatacacagcacttgagtcaccctccttcttgcgctgaccgttATCGAAAGGCTTCTTcactccagacgacggagcatttccttgtattttccccattctcaaCCAACTTTCAATCCTCTCACCAACCACTACTATATCTGCAAAACCAGTAACCAGGCATCCCATCATCCTCtcagcaaaagtcccctgaagagtacccatgaacaaatctgACATTTCCCGATCCACTAATGGGGGTTGAACCCtagcagccaactctctccacctttatgcatactctttaaacccctcgttcggcttttgagacataccctgcaattgggtacggcttggtgccatgtcaacattaaattggtattgtttgaagaaagcatccccaCAATCCTGCCAGCTCTTTATATCAGATGAtctcagcttggtgtaccactcgagagacccgccagataagctatcctggaaaaagtacatccagagtttctgatccatggtgtaggcagatatctttcaaacaaaggcctgaagatgagtttccgggcaagaactcccgttgtacttatcaaacgtgggcactttgaacttctgtggaatcacaatcccctcaaccagcctCATATTTGTCATGTTAATAGTCCCAGGAGTggtatggctttccagagccctaatcttttctgctagtacctgaatctctttgttcggcggttgaacaccatactgaccgaactgctcattcagcatagagaactaatcctcttctttatcctccacagCCTCAAAGAAAGGAGAAAACTGATTTTCCTTCAGAGTGTTGCCAACATGACCTGGACCAccgcctgcagcaaaaccaaaaccaccaccattgttgatgACTACACCACCATTAGTTGCCTTCTTTCTGAGATCGACACCACCCCTAGAACCACCAGGACCATGGATGGAGTTACCCTCATGACTATTGCCATTATTGGCAATCGAAGACAGCTCAAgcctctccaccttctcggcgattgctttctgctCCAGGGTGAACCCTTGCAtggcgttgatcaactcactcatcttctctttcagctcgagaatgtcagcgttggatggatccatcagtctgggtttgttgcgtctggtaaggtatctgtgcggacgagctacgtgcagagGGATGATTCTGCGtgcacgagcaatgattcctgaaataatcaaacacgttagaaaccgacacctgcaaaatagaagacaagttattatgattcatgcatgaatgcaatgtctatccatatgaggaacattctgtccttcgatcctggcttcattgagacggataacAATTCgtcaacaacattctgacatcaacCATCTGGCTTTGCCGTACGGAACAGAAAGTTGTGctttagcaaagatatcacctGACCATGTATGTGTTATGTAAGTGTGGCACGAAAAGGTAAATAAAGCTTTGAGATCAATCAatgaatgataataaccactaCATAACAAAAGTGCACAACACGTGCGAGAGTCATAGATCACatctgatacaaatcaaatttacaactctccagaatcagaaagaaatacgagcaagtgaattccgtcaacaggcctgacggtaacCCAACACATAATAACAACTACAATAAAAGTCTAatctgaagaaggtcccacagaaggctctgcatcatcaatcatcctggtaaacttcatagcgaacctgagctcagtattctcctactgaagtcttcccacctctttctgatgaatcttcatctgacggaaataatggtccctctcagcaagatagtgatctctctcggtcataatcttcgctttctcttcttccttaaccctCAGCTTCGTTTCCCACTCTGCGGTAagggctttggctctagcttccctctgagtcttcacaaggacttgtctcttcttttcatcttcaatgatCCTCAAAGCTCTAACAAACTGCTCCTTGGTAAGgtcgtgctccttcgtagatgactctaaagcttggttaatcttacagtaataggcggtgtctttctcaaaacgcttcacctcCTGAGCATGTCTATTAGCCTGGTCTTCTTCTTTCCTCTTGACTTCCTGATTAGCCAGTAGAATTCCAGCAACACTCATTTCTatctcagtcttctctgcttgcagttgatctcttGCCCTCCTTAtctcaagaaattcttccatactgacagaagagCGTGGCTCCTCAACCAACGGATACcaaagatcacccacaggaaaCGGCAGACGGGTGAGCTCaaccctctttctgagccaatcatcaaatggaggaaaagacctgttattagctctaccaaaaggaatcttgcctttcctttgaatgttgcgccatgcatcagacacttgcctcaacaatgactgattaccctcaaccgggaagtaaaaagactcctgaatctcacgctcgagaggaggaacctccatagcaaatcccatttgtctcttaagaagcgtcaGGTTATAATTAATACACCCTTAAACTCCTATAAggggcacattgggaaaactccggcaactgtaaatgaaatctcgtccagccacaTCAATGTGAGTCCAAGCCATGTCCTTGGCTtgcaaacccatcaacttggttgcccaatttACAGTATGGTAAAGAAAGACAAAGGCGcccttggaaggcaaatatcctatgaaccacttatataacaattgagcacaacatctaaccaaacctccacgccgcttctcattccgattatggactgaataataaacatccccaatcaaggtaggaacaggattcttctgagcaaacacccggatgtcgttaatatccacaaaattcttctagttagggaacagaataattccataaatgcttacggcaagcaaagcacaaacagtcttccaattacccaaaacaacatgttccttggctttggcctccaagaaactcagatgaaaaccgggcaactttcctttctccttcaaacctctCTTAGTCActtccgggctcaaataaagagcacgagaaatctcaacaatatcaggttcttccttagtaacataaaaaggaatctggtttctgaCCTGAATGTCCAGAATACcggcataatcctccatcagaggtcccaacaaatagtctgggaagacaaaacatctcaaaaccggatcataaaactggagaagagtatggacGACACTCCTATTCtcatctgtgagcctgaaaaccatcttcataatactgccataagcctcacggaacatccccacatggtcaggcgtaatcaatgctatcataccCTTCAACACGCtaatctctggatcaaagaaactaTAGACAACATCATCTTTTAAGCCGGTCCTCATACCTGAAACAAGGAcgtctctcaaccagaatctcaatcaagaatgtaccctgcatatggataaacatgagttagatgcggaaaaatgcaaaatgggaatgatgcagatgcatgtATGCAATTCttagtgccatcctccaagacaTCTGAACATTAACTGTACTGGATCCCGGTCTcagaactgatcacaaccattcaagggactaagtaaccacaaatccaactcgggggtTCCAAAATAAACAGAaccggaggatacatcaccatcatcacaaGAAAGTCACTGAACAAAATAGCAACAAGATCATCTCAACAAGTAGCCCAAATCTGACCCAGGGAATCTGAAATAAATGGAACATTGttgataaataccacggacagaactccggcgtgtcagaaataaatgtccataaatccgacttataaatagaaacCCAGATCACAAACCGtaccaaaatcaccatcaaagagtcaccaacaaaaCCTGTACCTGTAGGAaccaaccccccccccccccccctcacaggtgaattctaataaggtcatcctaaggcgggTAATCTGTCTCGAAAATCTGATGAGATACTCAACAGGTTTGCCCTTTCGGGAgtgccgtgcagctctcataagatcagCTAAACCAAAAATCCAagaaagaacggtcaccgaagtcaacagctcaaaggagataacccaaccatagtggaaactcaACAAGGAAGAGCTCTCTTAAAATAACCTCatccggctgtggtatgtcacatctcaacaacatgttgatctaacatgagaagagacatgagaccatgctaatcctaggtgtatactcgggcttgggttttagccccactcagaacacccacccccaaatcagaggaaccacacctgtccagaatccagcacagtgataacatgatgcatgcaaacatatatgcaaatatatagAATCACAGTgtaataatcataaatgcaataaataaagcattaaagcaacccaaactaccctaaaaCTACGCTAGggagcgctaggattgactcgcttagggaagacggaccagcaagaggtcaacttcttgtccccaacagagtcgccagctgtcgcaacgcgaaatAACAACCGGCGGAAAATGTACGGAGCTGTCACCGGCGCTTctcatcctatgacggaaagggagcgcaggactaacctaagaaagggaaaggaacggtcttacgaccagagattacaaggtacgggagtcggttacgcaaggggaaggattagcaccccctcacgtccgtcgtactcgacgggatccacgctcaaaagatagctcaaagagaaggaaaagggttgctaataaactgcttaaagaaactgcacaaactggaacaataaaacaggtgggggagagaaagaagacgaaggaaatggactcggcaggatgtttcatcttgggcctacgtagtttgtcagaaacaaacatcagagtcaacgtagttcgggaaaaggagacatgctcgctgagacatcgcgtcctatgcctacgtatcttctctatccagaggagaatcagagcactcgtagctcggctaacacacgctGAAACAAGACACTAAGAAGGGACATTGAGATGTCAAAAGAAACccccaaaaggaaacagaatgccaatacatggacttacgcccgactcccaacaataatAAACGCTAAACAGCAAATCCCAAggaaaaaggttatcagaacaaccccaacaaagtaaccaaatgTCCAAAGTAAACTCCTAATAGGCATAACCAGTCACCACAGATGAACCCCAgagatgaaccccaagtgaacGACAATCGTCATAAACGAAtcccgaagatgaaccccaatgTGAACCCCAACTAATAACAGAAAAAATCCCCCAAGTCAATATAGGTGAACCCCGAACGGATAACAAGTAACCAAAGTGAACCTCAACTAGTGAACCACGAATAATAACAGAAGAAATTCCCCAAGGTGTGAACATACCACACACACGAACGCTGAACAAGCgagtactcacaccaaagaatACAAAGAACAAAAAAAAGGTGAACAAGACAGAGACCCAACAATGGAATATGGAAAAAGGAAACAACATAAAGATGAAAGAAAACAACTAAAGGGTGAACACacgcgaaaacaaagaaaagggtgcccagagagattgcactcaacctcctgcctacatatctcatctggtatgagaatcagggtgacgtagttccccttaccaggggtaaaacactctccaaaccagagaccagggaaacaacaaactaatagggagactaagactcgagcctaatagttgtcatgccaTCAATATCCCTAAGTGGAGGTCTCTAACCTAACTCATCCAGGAAGCGAGTCTAACTCAAGTCTAAA encodes:
- the LOC127129854 gene encoding uncharacterized protein LOC127129854, which translates into the protein MSDLFMGTLQGTFAERMMGCLVTGFADIVVVGERIESWLRMGKIQGNAPSSGVKKPFDNGQRKKEGVNVISEDKRKIGVTDVDQLRTPMSVVKRHLIKNGVFPGCDNFCAACTVTANGCVMLRETLQKMVDEGSLRFEKVALEKEDVSTITIYFDPVHLSVPADAAPKEDQAAGDITVSKVDNAGLSGFTRSGRLFAPDTLRGGDVEKEQRDKAEALAKAKGKQVVNEGTPRAAQAPVELENEFDAEAEEFLRIIKKSEYKLVDHLQQTPSKISISSLLLSSEGHREALLKILKRAYVSQEITINQLETVVSNVNASHGLGFTDLDLTVDGRNHNQVLHISMECKGAVLSHVLVDTSSSLNVLPKKALAKLDCEGLVLRPTDLVVRAFDGSKRAVFGEVELPVKIGPEVFKSVVRVNYGMRTNYGLKTFGFIT